The following are encoded in a window of Brevibacillus sp. DP1.3A genomic DNA:
- a CDS encoding phosphodiester glycosidase family protein codes for MLPVLGKINRFFLFLLAPALGFLVAFALDNPVDKLQIEGLKLPSAVAKSQADELGERLNDTKVQLRNVEVVIEDIRDRSKKEQKEYEQQNKNISSALEASKSQTQKSADVLDTILSNMLGKPIGQHFGKNSTVKVYSLQEGGYRGYMAKVRLNDPNALKMVLANNSVKSKGETTSQAGKRTGAILAINAGGFMADKQGNLTPLGITVVDGKIRTFSNNAKLSFVGFNNKGHLVGTNIKTQAQITQQGILQGASFLPRLLQDGKRLPIPREWANARQPRTLIGHFDNGDLLLIVIDGRRDGWSNGVTLEEAQRKLQEWHVVDAYNLDGGGSSAFYYNGKLLNKPSGGKERRVVSNLVVMP; via the coding sequence ATGCTGCCCGTGCTTGGTAAGATAAACCGTTTCTTTCTCTTTCTGCTGGCGCCTGCTCTCGGTTTTTTGGTCGCTTTTGCGCTGGACAATCCAGTGGACAAGCTCCAGATAGAAGGCCTGAAGCTTCCTTCTGCCGTAGCGAAGAGCCAAGCAGATGAGCTGGGGGAACGGCTCAACGACACCAAGGTGCAGCTTCGAAACGTAGAAGTTGTCATCGAAGACATCCGGGATCGCTCGAAAAAGGAACAGAAAGAATACGAGCAACAAAACAAGAACATCAGCAGCGCACTTGAAGCGAGCAAATCCCAGACGCAAAAATCTGCGGATGTATTGGACACGATTTTGTCCAACATGCTTGGCAAGCCGATCGGTCAACACTTCGGGAAAAACTCGACAGTGAAAGTCTATTCCCTACAAGAAGGCGGATACCGCGGTTATATGGCCAAAGTGCGCCTCAATGATCCGAACGCGTTGAAAATGGTGCTGGCCAACAACTCTGTGAAAAGTAAAGGAGAAACGACGAGTCAAGCTGGTAAGCGTACAGGAGCCATACTTGCGATCAATGCAGGTGGCTTTATGGCGGACAAGCAGGGCAATCTGACTCCGTTAGGCATCACTGTTGTTGACGGCAAGATTCGAACCTTTTCCAATAATGCGAAGCTGAGCTTTGTCGGTTTCAACAACAAAGGTCATCTGGTCGGAACAAACATCAAAACACAGGCGCAAATTACACAACAAGGGATATTGCAGGGAGCGAGCTTTTTGCCGCGTCTCTTGCAAGACGGAAAGCGATTGCCTATTCCGCGTGAATGGGCGAATGCGCGTCAACCGCGAACGCTGATCGGTCATTTCGACAACGGCGATTTGCTGCTGATTGTTATTGATGGAAGACGAGATGGTTGGAGTAATGGTGTTACGCTGGAGGAAGCGCAAAGAAAGCTGCAAGAGTGGCATGTCGTGGATGCGTATAACCTCGACGGCGGCGGATCCAGTGCGTTTTATTACAATGGCAAGCTGTTGAACAAGCCTTCTGGCGGCAAAGAACGACGCGTGGTGAGCAATTTGGTCGTCATGCCATAA
- the ggt gene encoding gamma-glutamyltransferase → MKKGMLVALSIVSVLSFPHFAVGKVPGVPAGVQGATKGIVAVSHPAAAQVGRDILAKGGNAIDAAAGIQFALNVAEPYMSGIGGGGFMMIYVKDQNKVTVLDSREVAPAKVTPHMFLRADGTPIPFEERHTSGQAVGVPGTLLGVEQALESYGTWDLGKVIEPSIELAEKGVRVNWVSAQFIANSMEKLKKHGTAAQVFAPNGVPLKEGEMLIQPQLAKTLKIIRDKGSNALYEGEIGKALVEEVQRTGGSMTLDDLQAYQVKEREPVSGMYRGYEVISMAPPSSGGLTLIQILKLMEGYDNTKDGIGSVAYLHHLIEANHLAYADRAAYMADEDVYPVPKKGLIAEEYIKERRQLIREETANANIVAGDPWKYDPGKKPEVSIKLRDQSPVKQTTHFSVMDKWGNIVAYTTTIEDIFGSGVMVPGYGFMLNNELTDFDAIPGGVNQVEPGKRPRSSMTPTMVLKDGKPFLAIGSPGGSTIIASVSQTILNVIDHGMEIEEAIRAPRIFSSGYPNVTWEAGIDQDVILQLMAKGHVFAEEPTNIGNVQAIVYDFETGKMYGGADNTREGTVLGVDAIAYTAAQPVQSPKEKEGPFDLRVNGHVYPYTAEQKVMIDGVAYVHANKLLLGLGQKVTSFQSDVVMVKGMPYLPVKKIGEKLGYTVNWKEGERSIELNRKK, encoded by the coding sequence ATGAAAAAAGGGATGTTGGTTGCCCTCTCGATTGTTTCCGTGCTTTCGTTTCCTCATTTTGCGGTGGGAAAAGTCCCAGGTGTGCCAGCCGGTGTGCAAGGAGCTACAAAAGGAATTGTCGCGGTCTCTCATCCAGCAGCGGCGCAGGTCGGTAGAGATATCTTGGCAAAGGGCGGCAATGCGATTGATGCTGCGGCTGGGATCCAATTTGCTCTGAATGTGGCAGAACCGTATATGTCCGGTATCGGCGGCGGTGGCTTCATGATGATTTACGTGAAGGATCAAAACAAAGTGACCGTGTTAGATAGTCGGGAAGTGGCGCCTGCCAAGGTGACTCCTCATATGTTTTTGCGGGCGGACGGCACGCCGATCCCGTTTGAAGAGAGACATACGAGCGGTCAGGCCGTAGGTGTTCCAGGTACATTGCTGGGTGTAGAACAGGCGTTGGAATCGTATGGGACATGGGACTTGGGAAAAGTGATAGAACCGTCGATTGAACTGGCGGAAAAAGGAGTTCGCGTCAACTGGGTGTCCGCTCAATTTATTGCCAATTCCATGGAAAAGCTGAAGAAGCATGGGACGGCTGCACAGGTGTTTGCGCCAAACGGCGTTCCACTCAAAGAAGGTGAGATGCTGATTCAGCCCCAATTGGCGAAAACGTTGAAGATCATCCGTGACAAAGGCTCGAATGCCTTGTATGAAGGGGAAATTGGCAAGGCCCTCGTCGAGGAGGTACAAAGGACGGGTGGCTCCATGACACTCGATGATTTGCAGGCGTATCAAGTAAAAGAGCGTGAACCGGTCAGCGGCATGTATCGCGGATATGAAGTGATTTCGATGGCACCACCCAGCTCTGGCGGCTTGACGCTGATTCAGATTTTGAAGCTGATGGAAGGCTACGATAACACAAAAGACGGAATCGGGTCGGTAGCCTATTTGCATCATCTGATTGAAGCCAACCACCTCGCCTACGCAGATCGGGCGGCGTATATGGCGGACGAGGACGTGTATCCAGTACCGAAAAAGGGACTGATTGCGGAGGAATACATCAAGGAACGGCGTCAGCTCATTCGTGAAGAAACCGCGAATGCCAATATAGTGGCAGGCGACCCTTGGAAGTACGATCCTGGCAAAAAGCCAGAGGTGTCCATAAAACTGAGAGATCAATCTCCGGTCAAGCAGACCACGCACTTCTCTGTGATGGACAAATGGGGGAATATCGTTGCGTATACGACCACCATTGAAGATATTTTTGGCAGCGGTGTGATGGTTCCGGGTTACGGCTTCATGCTCAATAATGAGCTTACGGATTTTGACGCGATTCCTGGTGGTGTCAATCAGGTCGAGCCTGGCAAGCGTCCACGTTCGAGCATGACGCCAACCATGGTGCTAAAAGACGGAAAGCCTTTTTTAGCAATTGGCTCACCTGGTGGCTCTACGATTATCGCCTCCGTATCGCAGACGATTCTCAATGTGATCGATCATGGAATGGAAATTGAGGAGGCCATCCGTGCACCACGCATTTTTTCTAGCGGCTATCCGAATGTGACGTGGGAAGCGGGCATTGACCAAGATGTCATCCTGCAATTGATGGCAAAAGGTCACGTCTTTGCTGAGGAGCCGACGAACATTGGTAACGTCCAAGCGATAGTGTACGATTTTGAAACGGGAAAAATGTACGGCGGAGCGGATAACACACGCGAGGGTACTGTACTAGGGGTCGATGCCATTGCGTATACGGCTGCGCAGCCAGTCCAGTCGCCAAAAGAAAAAGAAGGCCCCTTTGACTTACGAGTAAACGGCCATGTCTATCCATATACAGCAGAGCAAAAAGTGATGATAGATGGGGTAGCGTATGTTCACGCTAACAAGTTGCTGTTAGGTTTGGGACAAAAAGTGACGTCCTTCCAGTCTGATGTGGTCATGGTGAAGGGAATGCCTTACTTGCCTGTCAAAAAAATTGGCGAGAAGCTGGGCTATACGGTTAATTGGAAGGAAGGAGAGCGGTCCATCGAGTTGAATCGCAAAAAGTAG
- a CDS encoding NAD-dependent epimerase/dehydratase family protein, producing MKKVLVLGGTRFFGKRLVQLLVEAGADVTVATRGFTQVELPASVKRMTLDRDDVHSLAVAGEEQWDVVYDNICYSSQNAMDACKVFRGKVGKYVLTSTLSVYDYAEEPLQEEAFDPYTYEINRKTRDETTYQEGKRQAEAVFFQEKAFPVVAVRFPIVLAEDDYTRRLWFHIEHVQEELPIGITNLAARICFIHAQEAAQFLAWVPTTSITGPVNACSDGTVSLAELMEMIAQTVGKPARIEPTIDASDASPFGFVASFYMDNSKAKAAGFPFWSLDEWVSVLVKNLNEEYTSEKA from the coding sequence ATGAAGAAAGTACTTGTACTCGGAGGAACGCGATTTTTTGGAAAGCGATTGGTCCAGCTTCTCGTTGAAGCTGGGGCAGACGTTACGGTGGCAACGAGAGGGTTTACCCAAGTGGAGTTGCCTGCCTCTGTCAAAAGAATGACCCTTGATCGCGATGACGTCCATTCACTAGCGGTTGCAGGGGAAGAGCAGTGGGACGTGGTGTACGATAACATCTGTTATTCCTCCCAAAATGCAATGGATGCGTGTAAGGTTTTTCGGGGGAAAGTGGGTAAGTACGTTTTGACCTCTACTCTGTCCGTCTACGACTATGCAGAGGAACCACTACAGGAAGAAGCATTTGATCCATACACGTATGAAATCAACCGGAAAACGAGAGACGAGACGACCTATCAAGAAGGCAAACGTCAAGCAGAAGCCGTCTTTTTTCAGGAGAAGGCCTTCCCTGTCGTAGCCGTTCGTTTTCCAATCGTACTGGCGGAAGACGATTACACTCGTCGGCTATGGTTTCACATTGAGCATGTGCAAGAGGAGCTCCCAATAGGTATCACGAATCTCGCTGCCCGGATATGCTTTATACATGCACAGGAAGCAGCTCAATTTTTGGCATGGGTGCCGACAACGTCCATCACAGGGCCAGTAAATGCGTGCTCGGATGGGACTGTTTCGCTTGCTGAACTGATGGAGATGATTGCGCAAACAGTCGGAAAACCTGCCCGCATTGAGCCAACAATAGATGCTTCTGATGCGTCTCCCTTTGGGTTTGTCGCATCCTTTTACATGGATAACAGCAAGGCTAAGGCCGCGGGCTTCCCATTTTGGTCGCTGGATGAATGGGTGTCGGTGCTTGTCAAAAACTTAAACGAGGAATATACCTCCGAAAAAGCGTGA
- a CDS encoding RDD family protein, with protein MNEPTYVSGSNREASVVTPEHVMLRFQTAGLGSRATAMLIDTGILLLVNLTVFILFGIVLFGKEEDFFLDDDNYTIAIVLLVTFIVNFGYFWLLEAFWGGQTVGKRLVGIRVIRDNGQPATFVSSTIRNLFRIIDAMPSGYFLGALVCFFHPRDKRIGDMVAGTIVVVESGQRSTLFQKKKDKQPNGFDLNHALLILDERQKQAITREDWQLLSSFIGRLSSLTQAKKYELGNQIASIMRKKLELVDEQNTKEDPILFLQRLHNQLQNEFQLRK; from the coding sequence ATGAATGAACCGACATACGTCAGTGGGTCAAATCGAGAAGCTTCTGTCGTGACACCCGAGCATGTTATGCTGCGATTTCAGACGGCAGGTCTAGGCAGTCGAGCCACTGCGATGCTGATTGATACAGGAATCTTGCTCCTGGTTAATCTTACTGTATTTATTTTGTTTGGCATAGTTTTATTTGGAAAAGAAGAAGATTTTTTCCTGGATGATGACAACTACACGATAGCCATCGTTCTCCTGGTTACCTTCATCGTAAACTTTGGCTACTTTTGGCTACTGGAAGCATTCTGGGGCGGACAGACCGTTGGCAAAAGGCTGGTGGGAATCCGGGTCATCCGTGATAACGGACAGCCTGCGACTTTTGTTTCCTCAACGATCCGGAATCTGTTTCGCATCATTGACGCAATGCCATCTGGTTATTTTCTCGGGGCGCTCGTATGCTTTTTCCACCCCCGTGATAAGCGAATTGGCGATATGGTAGCTGGCACAATTGTCGTGGTGGAGTCAGGACAGCGGTCGACTCTTTTTCAGAAAAAGAAAGACAAACAGCCAAATGGCTTTGATTTGAATCATGCGCTACTCATACTTGATGAGCGCCAAAAACAGGCGATTACCCGAGAGGACTGGCAACTGCTTTCTTCCTTCATCGGCAGACTATCCTCTTTAACTCAAGCAAAAAAATATGAACTCGGGAATCAAATTGCCAGCATCATGCGCAAAAAATTAGAGCTTGTTGACGAACAGAACACCAAGGAAGACCCGATCCTGTTTTTGCAAAGGCTGCACAACCAGTTGCAAAACGAATTTCAACTACGAAAATAA